The proteins below come from a single Miscanthus floridulus cultivar M001 chromosome 1, ASM1932011v1, whole genome shotgun sequence genomic window:
- the LOC136538178 gene encoding LOW QUALITY PROTEIN: pentatricopeptide repeat-containing protein MRL1, chloroplastic-like (The sequence of the model RefSeq protein was modified relative to this genomic sequence to represent the inferred CDS: deleted 1 base in 1 codon): MEASASYASAPAALLPLLAAPPRFLHLPLRRPSGHRHGFAIWGGGCLLLQPPLLGPGSRARCRTTCCASSPEQAEVLLGGASLVSLAAVALLTALQLIWLRWRSARHGDFPEVLHEHGKINVNKALGPSKAMCNSNLEAQLTQDSHWLSEPCVSGRISVDEMHPKAGNFPCANTVHKETQACSVITPGISPDIPLYISRPEEVSCSTPTANDSIEMDTSLPVMPHSVSQGQDKSKYLSNRTGRVAGLPYQFLSLSGQKKEAQNSQGHNDKQMDTKDAYLVGCPQSDQEEHLDFTSLSSFERVEEDHLNSVPLASYCNLLEPGKVIELTYSNAGSSYLPAGCFAPVACLREVPVSKQVKAVKGHDGGWNISNMLNKENPDNFAPVKRGGSKGTKDTLDYLRIYNSFLIDGRLKDCMDLLESMEQNGLLDMKKIHHASFFSMCKKERAVLEALRFCRLIGNPKISTFNMLLSVCASSLDFDGALQVMELLKEAGLKPDCKLYTTLISTCAKCGKVDAMFEVFHEMVSAGIEPNVNTYSALIDGCARAGQVAKAFGAYGIMSSKKVKPDRVVFNALISACGESGAVARAFDVLSEMTAQSSESKGSKPIIPDHVTVGALMKTCIQAGQADRAREVYKMLQEYNIKGTPEVYTIALRSCSLTGDLGFALKIYEDMNKIGVKPDEMFLSALVDVAGHARRADAAFEIMKDARAKGLLVGTIAYSSLMGACCNAEDWKKALQLYEEIKSIKLTPSVSMMNALITSLCDGDQVLKAVDILNEMNRLGVHPNEITYSVLFVACERNGEAQLGLDLFEQLKMDGIGINPTIIGSLTGLCLQMFDNDFSLGNIIVNFSSGKPQIDNKWTSSAVMVYREAVSAGLLPSSDVLSQVLGCLRLPHGSSLKSSFIENMGISCDIPQHPNINSLFEGFGEYDIRAFSILEEAASLGAVGSISMKETRILIDARKLKIYTAEVSLLRTLRSLKHRLAAGSRLPNVTILLPTEKKQVDIDEKEKTLKLAGRIGQAVGSLLRRLGISYQGEESHGRMRINGLTLRRWFNPKLNSKSSAAAPADLLPLPSRLAKGIAGQQRDIRNLSLE, from the exons ATGGAGGCCTCCGCCTCCTACGCTTCCGCCCCTGCAGCGCTCCTCCCGCTGCTGGCTGCCCCGCCGCGCTTCCTCCACCTCCCTCTTCGCCGTCCCTCTGGCCACCGCCACGGCTTCGCGATTTGGGGTGGGGGTTGCCTTTTGCTCCAGCCGCCGCTGCTGGGACCCGGCTCCCGCGCCCGCTGTAGGACAACCTGCTGCGCGTCAAGCCCCGAGCAGGCGGAAGTGCTGCTCGGCGGGGCCTCGCTCGTTAGCTTGGCGGCGGTTGCTCTCCTCACCGCTCTGCAGCTGATATGGCTGCGGTGGCGCAGTGCGAGGCACGGGGATTTCCCGGAG GTTTTACATGAACATGGCAAAATTAATGTAAATAAGGCCCTTGGTCCATCAAAAGCAATGTGTAACAGTAATTTGGAAGCACAACTAACTCAGGATAGTCACTGGCTTTCAGAGCCTTGTGTTTCTGGAAGAATATCTGTTGATGAAATGCATCCCAAGGCTGGTAACTTTCCCTGTGCAAACACTGTACATAAAGAAACACAGGCTTGTTCTGTAATTACTCCTGGGATATCTCCGGATATACCGTTATATATTTCTAGACCTGAAGAAGTTAGTTGCTCAACTCCAACTGCAAAT GATTCCATAGAAATGGATACAAGTCTTCCTGTGATGCCACATTCTGTATCACAAGGGCAAGATAAATCCAAGTATTTATCTAACAGAACAGGCCGGGTAGCTGGGCTACCATATCAGTTTTTATCCCTTTCAGGACAAAAGAAAGAGGCACAAAATAGTCAAGGTCATAATGATAAGCAAATGGATACCAAGGATGCTTATTTAGTTGGATGCCCTCAGAGTGATCAAGAGGAACATCTTGATTTTACATCCCTTTCATCCTTTGAAAGAGTAGAAGAAGATCATCTTAATTCTGTTCCCCTGGCCAGCTACTGCAATTTACTTGAACCTGGGAAAGTGATCGAATTGACCTACTCTAATGCAGGGAGCTCTTATTTGCCAGCAG GATGCTTTGCTCCAGTTGCATGCTTAAGGGAAGTTCCAGTGAGTAAACAAGTGAAAGCTGTGAAGGGCCATGATGGTGGTTGGAACATTTCTAACATGCTAAACAAGGAGAATCCAGATAACTTCGCTCCAGTAAAGAGAGGGGGATCGAAGGGCACAAAGGATACATTAGATTACTTGAGGATATACAATAGTTTCTTAATTGATGGAAG GTTGAAGGACTGCATGGATTTGTTAGAAAGCATGGAACAAAATGGACTGCTTGATATGAAGAAG ATACACCATGCCAGCTTTTTCAGTATGTGTAAGAAGGAAAGAGCTGTCTTGGAAGCTCTTCGCTTTTGCAGATTGATTGGCAACCCCAAAATAAGTACCTTCAATATGCTTTTGTCAGTGTGTGCTAGTTCACTAGATTTTGACG GAGCGCTCCAAGTTATGGAGCTCCTAAAGGAAGCTGGGCTAAAACCTGATTGTAAACTTTACACAACGCTGATATCAACTTGCGCAAAGTGTGGAAAAGTTGATGCCATGTTTGAG GTATTTCATGAGATGGTCAGTGCTGGTATAGAGCCAAATGTTAACACATACAGTGCATTAATTGATGGCTGTGCTAGAGCTGGGCAAGTGGCTAAAGCATTTGGTGCATATGGGATTATGAGTTCAAAG AAGGTGAAGCCAGATCGAGTTGTCTTCAATGCTTTGATCAGTGCATGTGGTGAATCTGGAGCTGTGGCTCGGGCATTTGATGTTTTATCAGAAATGACAGCACAATCCTCGGAATCTAAAGGATCCAAACCAATCATTCCTGATCATGTTACTGTTGGAGCGCTGATGAAGACATGTATTCAGGCGGGCCAG GCTGATAGAGCTCGTGAGGTGTACAAAATGCTTCAGGAGTATAATATAAAGGGTACCCCAGAAGTTTACACAATCGCATTAAGAAGCTGTAGCTTGACTGGTGATTTAGGGTTTGCACTGAAGATATATGAAGATATGAACAAGATTGGAGTAAAACCTGATGAG ATGTTTTTGAGTGCTCTAGTCGATGTAGCTGGCCATGCTAGGAGGGCAGATGCTGCCTTTGAAATAatgaaagatgcaagagcaaaaGGTTTACTTGTTGGAACAATTGCATACAGTTCGTTAATGGGGGCTTGCTGTAAT GCGGAGGACTGGAAGAAGGCACTGCAGCTATATGAGGAGATCAAGTCTATTAAATTGACCCCATCAGTTTCAATGATGAATGCTTTGATCACCTCTCTGT GTGATGGTGATCAGGTCTTAAAGGCTGTTGATATCCTTAATGAGATGAACAGATTAGGGGTCCATCCAAATGAGATAACGTACTCAGTCTTATTTGTTGCTTGCGAAAG AAATGGTGAAGCACAACTAGGTTTGGATTTGTTTGAACAATTAAAAATGGATGGCATTGGCATCAATCCCACCATTATTGGTTCTCTTACTG GTTTGTGTCTTCAAATGTTCGACAATGATTTCTCACTTGGAAATATTATTGTCAACTTCAGCTCAGGGAAACCACAGATTGACAACAAATG GACTTCCTCAGCAGTTATGGTGTATCGCGAGGCAGTTTCAGCTGGGCTACTACCCTCAAGTGATGTTTTATCTCAAGTGTTGGGGTGCCTTAGGCTTCCTCATGGCTCTTCTCTGAAGAGTAGTTTCATTGAAAACATGGGGATAAGTTGTGATATTCCACAACACCCAAATATAAATTCACTTTTCGAAGGATTCGGTGAATATGACATTCGAGCTTTTTCTATACTGGAG GAGGCTGCTTCATTAGGAGCAGTTGGAAGTATTTCCATGAAAGAGACCCGAATTCTTATTGATGCTAGAAAGTTAAAGATCTACACAGCCGAG GTATCTCTTCTTAGAACATTAAGATCTTTGAAGCATCGACTGGCTGCAG GTTCAAGGTTACCAAACGTGACAATCTTGTTACCCACAGAAAAGAAACAAGTTGACATTGATGAAAAGGAGAAAACACTTAAACTTGCTGGAAG AATTGGTCAAGCAGTTGGCTCTCTCCTGAGGCGATTAGGAATTTCATACCAGGGGGAGGAGTCTCATGGGAGGATGAGGATCAATGGCCTCACGTTAAGGAGGTGGTTCAATCCAAAACTGAATAGCAAATCCTCTGCTGCCGCGCCAGCTGACTTGCTTCCACTACCTTCGCGGTTAGCCAAAGGAATTGCTGGTCAGCAACGCGACATTAGAAACCTTTCACTCGAGTAG